One Faecalispora anaeroviscerum genomic window carries:
- a CDS encoding HsdM family class I SAM-dependent methyltransferase, with translation MNAKELLRLIPKKHSDLQIEASLIRVFLEQYGLSSAAPTMLNELQEKAVPEVCRLLHKEVSLTLPLMKSVLEEMVDLQERGKNGVVFTPHYIADYILKHATPFPFPEHCRVIDPACGSGSFLLPAAEVLHRISGKPMREIISEHLYGIDISEDQTRRSRVLLTLLALLTDGTADGLSFHIATADSLSCDWTDLFGCADFDAIVGNPPYLNTHTIPQKDAERLKKSFLTTRKGTFNLFYAFIEQSLRFLSKRGTLGFIVPNNYLSISSAEELRRLLGENRAVSRVIDFGENLVFEPIHTYSSLLFLNRRENHTVAYAALEKSENLPEALSRAILRQTDWDGLNPAGWKFLSETERQNIERIEQAGQPIRNQIKIGIATLRDSIYFLDGFDANTGLFYQERGGVRYWIEPGAVRAIDKISELSNEAAMPGERKHILFPYTGTPDDGTPYRILEEEQLAAHFPLCYQYLLDCRPVLAARDKGKPNPVAWYAYGRSQGLNCRGPKLLFPMFSRKPKFLPEPDGEILFCNGYAITQGGRYPLEVLAKILNSDVMEYYISRVSYCLKGDYKCYQKKYLRNFSIPEFSEAEIRFLLSESSPEEIDSYLFEKYRLLTE, from the coding sequence ATGAACGCAAAAGAACTGCTACGCCTGATTCCGAAAAAACATTCCGACCTGCAAATAGAAGCCAGCCTGATCCGGGTATTTCTGGAGCAGTACGGCCTTTCTTCCGCCGCTCCTACCATGCTGAATGAACTTCAGGAAAAAGCTGTGCCGGAGGTTTGCCGGCTTCTGCATAAAGAAGTTTCTCTGACGCTCCCCTTGATGAAATCTGTTCTGGAAGAGATGGTAGACTTACAGGAACGAGGGAAAAACGGCGTTGTTTTTACACCGCACTATATCGCAGATTACATACTGAAGCATGCCACTCCATTCCCTTTTCCCGAACACTGCCGGGTGATTGACCCGGCGTGCGGCAGCGGCTCTTTTCTACTGCCGGCGGCGGAAGTTCTGCACCGTATCAGCGGCAAGCCGATGCGAGAAATCATTTCGGAACACCTGTACGGAATCGACATCAGTGAAGATCAGACCCGGCGCAGCAGGGTTCTCTTGACCCTGCTGGCCCTGCTAACCGACGGTACCGCAGATGGGCTGTCCTTTCACATCGCGACCGCAGACTCCCTTTCCTGCGACTGGACGGATTTGTTCGGCTGCGCGGATTTTGATGCGATTGTAGGCAACCCACCTTACCTAAACACACATACCATTCCCCAAAAGGATGCCGAACGGCTGAAAAAGAGTTTTCTCACCACACGCAAGGGAACCTTTAACCTGTTTTACGCTTTTATTGAGCAGAGCCTTCGCTTTCTTTCAAAACGAGGTACGCTCGGTTTTATTGTTCCAAATAACTATCTCTCCATTTCTTCCGCTGAAGAACTGAGGCGTCTGCTAGGGGAAAATCGTGCCGTATCCAGAGTGATCGATTTCGGCGAAAACCTGGTATTCGAGCCGATTCACACTTACAGCTCTCTGCTGTTTTTAAACCGGCGTGAAAACCACACCGTCGCTTATGCCGCGCTGGAAAAAAGCGAGAATCTTCCGGAAGCATTGAGCCGGGCCATCCTCCGCCAGACAGATTGGGATGGCCTGAACCCCGCCGGGTGGAAGTTTTTATCTGAAACAGAGCGGCAGAATATCGAACGGATCGAACAGGCCGGTCAACCCATCCGCAATCAAATCAAAATCGGTATTGCTACGCTGCGCGACAGCATTTATTTTTTGGACGGCTTCGATGCGAATACCGGTCTTTTCTATCAGGAGCGAGGCGGAGTGCGCTATTGGATCGAGCCGGGCGCGGTGCGGGCCATTGATAAAATATCCGAACTCTCGAACGAAGCGGCTATGCCAGGCGAGCGGAAGCATATTCTTTTCCCGTATACCGGCACTCCAGACGACGGAACACCATACCGGATACTGGAAGAAGAACAGCTGGCGGCTCATTTTCCATTGTGCTACCAATATCTGCTCGACTGCCGCCCTGTGCTGGCCGCGCGGGATAAGGGAAAGCCGAACCCGGTCGCCTGGTATGCATATGGCAGAAGCCAGGGACTCAATTGCCGCGGCCCGAAGCTGCTGTTCCCCATGTTCAGCCGAAAACCGAAATTTTTGCCGGAACCGGACGGAGAAATTCTGTTCTGCAACGGCTATGCCATTACACAGGGAGGCCGGTACCCTTTGGAGGTGCTGGCGAAAATTCTCAACTCCGATGTGATGGAATACTATATCTCCCGTGTCAGCTACTGCCTGAAGGGTGACTACAAATGCTACCAGAAAAAATATCTGCGCAACTTTTCGATTCCGGAGTTCAGCGAAGCAGAAATTCGATTTCTGTTGTCGGAGTCTTCCCCCGAAGAGATTGATTCCTATTTATTTGAAAAATATCGGCTTCTCACGGAATAA
- a CDS encoding acyl-CoA thioesterase gives MNELTPKRVADSRVEQIQVVLNSHINGAGRLFGGQLMEWIDIVAGVVARRHSNRIPTTASIDNLQFKEPVYVNNTIVLFGKVTYVGRTSMEVQVDTFVEHLDGERKLVNTAYLVMVALDENDHPTPVPSLILESDEEEADWNAGERRDNLRRQRRIEKY, from the coding sequence GTGAATGAATTAACACCAAAGCGAGTAGCCGACTCCCGTGTGGAACAGATTCAGGTCGTACTAAACAGCCATATTAACGGAGCAGGACGACTGTTCGGCGGACAACTGATGGAATGGATCGACATCGTGGCCGGAGTCGTCGCCCGCAGACACTCCAATCGCATCCCCACAACTGCCTCCATAGATAATCTGCAGTTTAAAGAGCCCGTATATGTAAACAATACGATTGTTCTGTTCGGCAAGGTCACTTATGTGGGCAGAACCTCAATGGAAGTACAGGTTGACACTTTTGTGGAACACCTGGACGGCGAGCGCAAGCTGGTAAACACCGCCTATCTTGTAATGGTGGCGCTCGATGAAAACGACCACCCCACTCCGGTGCCTTCGCTGATTCTGGAATCGGACGAGGAAGAAGCTGACTGGAATGCCGGCGAACGCCGTGACAATCTGCGTCGTCAGCGCCGTATTGAGAAATATTGA
- the ispD gene encoding 2-C-methyl-D-erythritol 4-phosphate cytidylyltransferase: MKRLRESNHCCAIVVAAGHSSRMKCADSKIWIPLSGVPAIVRTLFAFEQAQTVDDVVIVCRACDREAMERLKTEYSLNKRYRVVAGANTRQESVACGVAAVPKDCGYFVIHDGARPLIQPELIDRVVLDGQRHGSAALAIPVHDTIKRADPDGFVVETPPREQLWSVQTPQVFRRELYESAMKAVQGEYTDDCQLIERAGGQVHLCEGSPDNIKLTTPEDILFAEAVLRSREGDFK, from the coding sequence GTGAAGCGATTGAGAGAAAGCAACCACTGCTGCGCCATTGTGGTTGCGGCTGGTCATTCCAGCCGAATGAAATGTGCTGATTCGAAAATATGGATTCCGCTTTCAGGCGTTCCGGCGATTGTCCGAACGCTTTTTGCTTTTGAACAGGCTCAAACCGTGGACGATGTGGTGATTGTCTGCCGTGCATGCGACAGAGAGGCGATGGAACGGCTGAAAACGGAATACTCGCTGAACAAGCGGTATCGGGTGGTGGCGGGGGCCAATACCCGCCAGGAATCCGTGGCGTGCGGTGTGGCCGCCGTGCCGAAAGATTGCGGGTACTTCGTCATTCACGATGGCGCCCGGCCTCTGATTCAGCCGGAGTTGATCGACCGTGTGGTGTTGGATGGTCAGAGGCACGGTTCGGCCGCGCTGGCGATTCCGGTACACGATACCATTAAAAGGGCAGACCCCGATGGCTTTGTAGTGGAAACCCCGCCACGCGAGCAGCTTTGGAGCGTGCAAACGCCACAAGTGTTCCGAAGGGAGCTGTACGAATCGGCCATGAAAGCCGTGCAGGGCGAATACACTGACGATTGCCAGTTGATCGAGCGGGCAGGCGGCCAAGTTCATTTGTGCGAGGGCTCGCCAGACAACATCAAGCTGACCACTCCCGAGGACATATTGTTTGCTGAGGCGGTGCTTCGCAGCAGAGAGGGTGATTTCAAATGA
- the ispF gene encoding 2-C-methyl-D-erythritol 2,4-cyclodiphosphate synthase, producing the protein MRIGHGYDVHRLVPDRPLIIGGIHIPYELGLLGHSDADVLSHAVADALLGAAALGDLGAWFPDTDPEWAGADSLKLLHRVCELVGERGYQIENIDATVVAQAPKLRPYIAQMRECLACACGIETDAVSVKATTEEHLGFTGAGQGIAVHAVCLLK; encoded by the coding sequence ATGAGAATTGGGCACGGGTATGATGTGCATCGTCTGGTACCGGATCGTCCTCTGATTATTGGTGGGATCCACATTCCGTATGAACTCGGCCTTTTGGGTCATTCCGATGCCGATGTGCTGTCCCACGCAGTGGCGGATGCCTTGCTGGGGGCCGCCGCTTTGGGTGATTTGGGCGCCTGGTTCCCCGATACTGACCCCGAGTGGGCCGGTGCGGACAGCCTCAAGCTATTGCACCGTGTTTGTGAGCTGGTGGGGGAGCGTGGGTATCAGATTGAGAATATTGATGCCACAGTGGTGGCACAGGCCCCGAAACTTCGCCCCTATATTGCTCAAATGAGAGAATGCCTTGCCTGTGCCTGCGGTATTGAAACAGATGCCGTAAGTGTAAAGGCCACAACAGAAGAGCATCTTGGCTTTACCGGAGCGGGACAAGGAATTGCCGTTCACGCAGTTTGTCTGCTAAAGTAG
- a CDS encoding DUF3343 domain-containing protein, whose product MFVGKPVILLGSITYAMKSRDVLFRYGIKSYVERTPRTKDRLGCGYGIYVPDRTDQAEDILKHAGIRVLGRSERAGAV is encoded by the coding sequence ATGTTTGTGGGCAAGCCTGTAATTTTGCTTGGTTCCATCACTTATGCGATGAAAAGCCGGGACGTTCTGTTCCGTTACGGAATTAAATCGTATGTGGAGAGAACACCGCGCACGAAGGATCGGCTCGGGTGCGGATATGGAATTTACGTACCGGATCGTACCGATCAAGCAGAAGATATTTTGAAACACGCTGGCATCCGTGTGTTGGGAAGATCCGAGAGAGCGGGTGCTGTATGA
- a CDS encoding aminotransferase class V-fold PLP-dependent enzyme, which translates to MIYFDNAATTYPKPPRVISVMAEAQRTKGANPGRSGHKLSLLAAQEVYNCRQTAAELFSAPGPECVAFTLNCTMALNMVIKGVLKPGDHVVTSNLEHNAVMRPLQALADQDITFTQAQVVPGNNNATVDHFRQALRPNTALIVCMHASNVWGIRLPVERIAALGREYQIPTAVDCAQSAGVLPINLEDNGIDYLCMAGHKGLYGPMGTGMLIAKSASLPKTILEGGTGTSSFSFLQPDQMPEQAESGTPNLPGIAGLRAGMEFVRTKTEQTIFSHEMRLVQQLYDGLTQIRGVRLYTQRPEEMYFAPVLSFNIEGMSSEQVAGRLDAAGIAVRPGLHCAPAAHQFMGTLEQGAVRVSPSAFNNRNEIERFFMIIRKINADS; encoded by the coding sequence ATGATTTATTTTGACAATGCGGCCACCACGTACCCGAAGCCGCCCAGAGTGATCTCCGTCATGGCGGAGGCCCAGCGGACGAAGGGCGCGAACCCGGGGCGCAGCGGGCATAAGCTGTCCCTCCTTGCCGCGCAGGAGGTTTATAATTGCCGGCAGACGGCGGCAGAGCTGTTTTCTGCCCCCGGGCCGGAGTGTGTCGCATTTACTCTGAACTGCACCATGGCACTGAATATGGTTATCAAGGGAGTATTAAAGCCCGGTGATCATGTGGTGACGTCGAACCTGGAGCATAACGCAGTCATGCGTCCGCTCCAGGCTCTGGCAGATCAGGATATTACGTTTACGCAGGCGCAGGTGGTTCCCGGCAACAATAACGCGACGGTGGATCACTTTCGCCAGGCCCTGCGCCCCAATACGGCGCTGATCGTATGTATGCATGCCTCCAATGTGTGGGGAATTCGTTTGCCGGTGGAGCGTATCGCCGCGCTCGGCCGCGAATATCAGATCCCGACCGCAGTAGACTGTGCGCAAAGCGCGGGAGTGCTGCCGATTAATTTGGAAGACAACGGCATCGACTACCTTTGTATGGCTGGGCATAAAGGGCTTTACGGCCCGATGGGGACGGGAATGCTGATTGCCAAAAGCGCTTCACTTCCCAAAACAATTTTGGAAGGCGGAACCGGTACCTCTTCTTTTTCGTTCCTGCAGCCGGATCAGATGCCAGAGCAGGCGGAAAGCGGAACGCCGAATCTGCCCGGAATCGCCGGCCTGCGTGCCGGGATGGAATTTGTACGCACAAAGACGGAACAAACCATTTTTTCTCATGAAATGCGCCTGGTACAGCAGCTTTACGACGGGCTAACTCAGATTCGAGGTGTGCGGCTTTACACACAGCGGCCGGAGGAAATGTATTTTGCTCCCGTCCTTTCCTTTAATATAGAGGGAATGTCAAGCGAGCAGGTAGCCGGGCGGCTGGATGCCGCCGGAATCGCCGTGCGCCCCGGCTTGCACTGTGCGCCGGCCGCGCATCAGTTTATGGGAACTTTGGAGCAGGGCGCGGTTCGGGTATCACCGTCTGCTTTCAATAATAGAAATGAAATAGAGCGATTTTTCATGATAATCCGTAAAATCAACGCGGATTCTTGA
- the cdaA gene encoding diadenylate cyclase CdaA, with translation MELLVNGWGNIVGLIKSFQLTDGLDVMVISFIIYNGIKLVRETRAEQLVKGLLILLLVWGVSYYLNLHMVGALLNYFFQFSVFALLVVFQPEMRRALEQIGRSGLGSNAKGWLFTGVKEDADLRQKLTRGINAAVEAVVVLQKQKMGALIVFERQTKLGDIADTGTVINADPSAQLIGNVFFNKAPLHDGAMIIRDGMVYAAGCILPLTKSDKVSLDLGTRHRAAIGISENSDAVVVVVSEETAQVSIAVNGVLTRNYTRETLRSELESLIIPEQESSEKRSRKIPSIRRAKKDEE, from the coding sequence ATGGAGCTTCTCGTGAACGGTTGGGGTAATATTGTCGGCTTAATTAAATCATTTCAGCTGACAGATGGCCTGGATGTCATGGTCATATCCTTCATCATATATAACGGGATCAAGCTGGTTCGGGAAACACGGGCCGAGCAGCTGGTCAAGGGCTTATTGATTCTGCTGCTTGTCTGGGGTGTGTCCTATTACTTGAACCTGCACATGGTCGGCGCTCTGCTGAACTATTTTTTCCAGTTCAGTGTGTTTGCGTTGCTGGTAGTGTTTCAGCCCGAAATGCGTCGCGCTTTGGAGCAGATTGGCCGAAGCGGGCTTGGCAGCAATGCGAAGGGCTGGCTGTTTACCGGCGTTAAGGAAGACGCCGACCTGCGCCAGAAGCTCACCCGTGGAATCAACGCGGCGGTAGAAGCCGTGGTGGTGTTGCAAAAGCAGAAAATGGGCGCTCTGATTGTGTTTGAGCGCCAGACAAAGCTGGGTGACATCGCAGACACCGGCACCGTGATCAACGCAGACCCTTCGGCTCAGCTGATCGGCAACGTGTTTTTTAATAAGGCTCCTCTGCACGATGGCGCGATGATTATTCGCGACGGCATGGTGTATGCGGCGGGCTGTATTCTCCCGCTGACCAAAAGTGATAAAGTCAGTCTGGATTTGGGAACGCGCCACCGTGCCGCAATCGGTATCAGCGAAAACTCTGATGCGGTTGTCGTGGTGGTGTCGGAAGAAACCGCCCAGGTTTCTATTGCTGTAAATGGTGTTTTAACCCGCAACTATACGAGAGAAACTCTGAGAAGTGAATTGGAAAGTCTGATTATCCCGGAGCAGGAATCCAGTGAAAAGCGGTCCCGCAAGATTCCTTCCATCAGGAGGGCAAAAAAAGATGAAGAATAA
- a CDS encoding CdaR family protein produces MKNKKLDLSVLFYNDRFVMAFSVLAAIVLWFIMATVNTQERPRIIYDVPVTIKLSEASQEQGLKVFEQSVKTAKVSIRGNSIVVNRIKPENIQVVAQLASSITQPNNYTLPLTAQKVGSLADYEIVSIEPSSIIANVDVYKEVTFPIQDNITYKADPNYFVSAPSFSADTVMISGPETEIAKIKKVSAEYNVKETLTQSKNFTTDLVLYNAYNEKISTDKLTMSIKSVDVNITVLARKVMKLSPTFTGKPVGLALSSAEQKVNPETVEVAGPEDVLANVNELSLEAIDFSKLSINNQNLQVDITLPPGCKNLSNVYTASVTLNFSGFKSKKINVTNFQVKNLAASKSAQVFTKNLEMTLIGPAKQIDAITSADAYAQIDMTGKDSFTGHSEFPVTLVAKSQTSVWAYGEYKANVSVTEKTG; encoded by the coding sequence ATGAAGAATAAAAAACTGGATCTTTCTGTGCTGTTTTATAACGACCGCTTTGTCATGGCGTTCTCCGTGTTAGCGGCGATTGTTTTATGGTTTATCATGGCAACAGTTAATACGCAGGAGAGGCCGCGCATTATTTATGATGTGCCGGTTACCATCAAGCTTTCTGAGGCAAGCCAGGAGCAGGGCCTCAAGGTGTTTGAGCAAAGCGTAAAAACGGCAAAGGTGTCCATTCGAGGCAACAGCATCGTTGTTAACCGCATCAAGCCCGAAAATATTCAGGTGGTGGCGCAGCTGGCGTCGTCGATTACCCAGCCGAATAATTATACGCTGCCCTTAACGGCGCAGAAGGTGGGCTCACTGGCTGATTACGAGATTGTGTCTATTGAACCAAGCTCCATTATTGCCAATGTGGATGTCTACAAGGAAGTCACTTTCCCAATTCAGGACAACATCACCTATAAAGCCGACCCGAACTATTTTGTCAGCGCTCCGTCCTTTTCTGCGGATACGGTCATGATCTCCGGCCCGGAAACCGAGATTGCGAAGATCAAAAAGGTTTCGGCAGAATACAATGTGAAGGAAACCCTGACGCAAAGTAAAAACTTTACTACCGATTTGGTACTGTATAACGCATATAATGAAAAGATTTCTACCGATAAGCTGACCATGAGTATCAAATCTGTGGATGTGAATATTACGGTGCTGGCCAGAAAGGTTATGAAGCTGAGTCCGACCTTCACCGGCAAGCCTGTGGGACTTGCCCTTTCCTCCGCGGAGCAGAAGGTGAATCCTGAAACCGTTGAGGTGGCCGGCCCGGAGGATGTTCTGGCCAATGTAAATGAGCTGAGCCTGGAGGCAATTGATTTTTCAAAGCTTTCCATCAACAATCAGAATCTTCAGGTAGATATTACGCTCCCGCCGGGATGCAAGAATCTGAGCAATGTTTATACGGCCTCTGTGACGCTGAATTTTAGCGGCTTTAAAAGTAAAAAGATTAATGTAACAAATTTCCAGGTCAAAAATCTTGCGGCAAGCAAATCGGCGCAGGTGTTTACAAAGAATCTGGAAATGACGCTGATCGGCCCGGCCAAGCAAATTGACGCGATTACGTCTGCTGACGCTTATGCACAGATTGATATGACAGGAAAAGACAGCTTTACCGGGCATTCCGAATTTCCCGTAACACTGGTGGCAAAAAGTCAGACCAGTGTTTGGGCATATGGGGAATATAAGGCGAATGTGAGCGTTACGGAAAAAACTGGATAA
- a CDS encoding GH25 family lysozyme, whose product MRRRLGSFFLVLAMLTTLFLPAYADTYTTDFMISSTFAQMKKGDTIQLRVYSGTSEATQVTWASSNPTVVQVDSTGTVTALTIGQATVTATSASGATVSCSVSCLVNVGIPGIDVSQHRGAIDWQKVKAAGIQFAMIRTGYGNENWAQQKDTQFEANYKGATANGIAVGAYHYSYATNATMAAQEAEMCLSILNGRTLQYPVVFDVEDKAHNSLSADQMGQIVNAFCSRIKQAGYKTAVYSYVNFYNARLTSPLVTQYDTWIAHWGVSQPNFSRPYTMWQYAAQSVPGVNGLCDMNYSYYDYAGTASQQPTKPTDPSFFASSAPSTYTFTDLSSDYFYRITTADAVAPTAVSSDPNVAEVRFSQQSSDGYIFHVIHKGEGHATITTTSAVTGTSTSFTVTGNALPKVVYFTDLGSAFTLQKGQTRSLRVMPTVLTGSIKFLVGNPSVLTGGTVQSTTGGWYYPITAASSGTTPIYAQVGNRAPVLVATVTVS is encoded by the coding sequence TTGAGAAGAAGATTGGGGTCATTTTTTCTGGTTTTGGCGATGTTGACGACGCTGTTTTTGCCGGCGTATGCAGATACATACACAACCGATTTTATGATCAGCTCCACCTTTGCCCAGATGAAAAAGGGAGATACCATACAACTTAGGGTGTACAGCGGAACTTCAGAAGCGACGCAGGTGACCTGGGCTTCCAGTAATCCCACTGTTGTTCAGGTAGACAGCACGGGAACGGTGACTGCGCTTACCATCGGCCAGGCGACCGTTACGGCAACCTCGGCCTCAGGAGCTACTGTAAGCTGCTCCGTCAGTTGCTTAGTAAATGTCGGTATTCCCGGAATTGACGTTTCCCAGCATCGTGGGGCTATTGACTGGCAGAAGGTGAAAGCTGCCGGCATTCAGTTTGCCATGATTCGCACCGGTTACGGTAACGAAAACTGGGCCCAGCAGAAGGATACTCAGTTTGAAGCAAATTACAAGGGCGCAACTGCAAACGGCATCGCAGTAGGCGCTTATCATTACAGCTACGCGACGAACGCAACCATGGCGGCGCAGGAAGCGGAAATGTGCCTGAGTATCCTCAATGGCCGTACGCTTCAGTATCCCGTTGTATTCGATGTGGAGGATAAAGCACATAATTCTCTTTCCGCGGATCAGATGGGTCAAATTGTGAACGCGTTTTGCAGCAGGATTAAGCAGGCCGGCTATAAGACGGCGGTTTACAGCTATGTGAACTTCTACAACGCGCGTCTGACCAGCCCGCTCGTGACGCAGTATGATACCTGGATCGCCCACTGGGGCGTCAGCCAGCCGAATTTCAGCCGTCCGTACACCATGTGGCAGTATGCTGCGCAGAGTGTTCCCGGTGTCAATGGCCTTTGCGACATGAATTACAGCTACTATGATTACGCCGGAACGGCCTCTCAGCAGCCAACTAAACCCACAGACCCGAGCTTCTTCGCCAGCAGTGCGCCGAGTACGTACACGTTTACCGATCTGAGTTCGGATTACTTCTACCGCATCACTACGGCAGATGCCGTAGCGCCCACAGCGGTTTCCTCTGATCCGAACGTTGCGGAGGTGCGCTTCTCTCAGCAGTCGTCTGACGGATACATTTTCCATGTAATCCATAAAGGTGAGGGCCATGCAACCATTACTACTACCTCTGCGGTAACAGGCACCTCCACATCCTTCACGGTAACGGGAAATGCCTTGCCGAAGGTTGTGTATTTTACAGATCTGGGTTCTGCCTTTACCCTTCAGAAGGGTCAGACCCGTTCTCTGCGTGTGATGCCCACGGTGCTTACCGGCAGCATTAAGTTCCTCGTTGGTAACCCGTCTGTTTTAACTGGCGGAACAGTTCAGTCTACTACAGGCGGCTGGTATTATCCCATTACCGCTGCCAGCAGCGGAACCACACCTATTTATGCGCAGGTAGGCAACCGTGCTCCGGTTTTGGTTGCGACGGTTACCGTGTCCTGA
- a CDS encoding motility protein A produces MDISTIIGVVVAFGSIIGGYLLEHGVLSSLAMPSPFIIVVGGTWGAIILSFGLGEIGAAFKFFLNTVFTKHSPNPEKLIQKMGEMADACRKEGLLKLQTMLDDSDISDDSFLPLKEGMILTLDMKPAEEIESTMLADLETYLVKKNMEIEVFQAAGGFSPTLGIIGTVMGLVQVLSNMTDAAALMASIAVAFLATLYGILFANLLYFPMANRMKTDLKRQKVYREMMIEGMCLIASGKSARDVENQLSLYYHVFKNGQKKYKAGINN; encoded by the coding sequence GTGGATATTTCAACAATCATTGGAGTAGTTGTCGCATTTGGCTCTATTATCGGGGGCTATTTGTTAGAGCACGGCGTGTTGAGTTCTTTGGCCATGCCATCTCCCTTTATTATCGTGGTTGGGGGTACGTGGGGGGCGATTATTCTTTCCTTTGGATTAGGGGAAATCGGAGCTGCGTTCAAGTTCTTTCTCAATACCGTGTTTACCAAGCATTCGCCGAACCCTGAAAAGCTGATTCAGAAAATGGGGGAGATGGCGGACGCCTGCCGAAAGGAAGGTCTTTTGAAGCTGCAGACCATGCTGGATGATTCCGACATCAGCGACGACAGCTTTCTGCCGCTGAAAGAAGGCATGATCCTGACCCTGGACATGAAGCCGGCTGAAGAAATCGAATCTACCATGTTGGCGGATCTGGAGACGTATCTAGTAAAAAAGAATATGGAAATTGAGGTTTTTCAGGCAGCAGGCGGCTTTTCACCTACGCTAGGTATTATCGGTACCGTTATGGGTCTGGTACAGGTGCTTTCCAACATGACAGACGCGGCGGCGCTGATGGCTTCGATTGCAGTAGCCTTTCTGGCTACCCTGTATGGTATTCTGTTCGCTAACCTCTTGTATTTTCCTATGGCCAACCGAATGAAAACAGACCTGAAACGTCAGAAGGTGTACCGCGAAATGATGATTGAAGGCATGTGTTTGATTGCAAGCGGTAAATCGGCACGCGACGTAGAGAACCAGCTGTCTCTTTATTATCATGTATTCAAAAACGGCCAGAAGAAGTATAAAGCGGGAATCAATAACTAA
- a CDS encoding OmpA/MotB family protein — protein sequence MARRKKKGEAEAPENNERWLLTYSDMITLLLALFMILYSMSTIDAKKFAKMAEQAGQQMGAVSSVNATAGGGTGSAGTGSGSTTTNASNLTNTMDALDEVYSILQSYVEKNHLEDQIGLVNTNTYVKIHLKDKMMFVPDSSRMLPESEPVLKEVAYAISKVYDRVDHITFSGHTADVGPHTLSGDQTSWRLSTERAVTVLTKMIGYGMEQDKVSIEGYAHYSPVANNNNEEGRAKNRRVEITILKNPPILPANTSKASADASAASAAASGQSASSPVSH from the coding sequence ATGGCAAGAAGAAAAAAGAAGGGCGAAGCAGAAGCCCCGGAAAATAATGAAAGATGGCTTCTAACCTATTCGGATATGATCACGCTGCTTTTGGCTTTGTTTATGATTCTGTATTCCATGAGTACCATTGACGCGAAAAAATTCGCGAAGATGGCGGAGCAGGCCGGTCAGCAGATGGGCGCTGTTAGCAGTGTCAATGCAACGGCAGGCGGTGGTACCGGTAGTGCCGGTACAGGAAGCGGAAGCACAACCACAAATGCCAGCAATCTGACGAATACGATGGATGCCCTGGATGAGGTGTATTCCATTCTTCAGTCTTATGTGGAAAAGAATCATCTCGAGGATCAGATCGGTCTGGTCAATACCAATACTTACGTTAAAATTCACCTGAAGGATAAAATGATGTTCGTGCCTGACAGCTCGCGAATGCTGCCGGAAAGTGAGCCTGTGCTGAAAGAGGTTGCCTACGCCATCTCGAAGGTGTACGACCGGGTGGATCATATTACTTTCAGCGGGCATACGGCAGACGTTGGGCCGCATACGCTCTCCGGTGATCAGACCTCTTGGCGCCTTTCTACGGAACGTGCCGTTACGGTTCTGACGAAGATGATCGGTTACGGGATGGAGCAGGATAAGGTTTCGATTGAGGGTTATGCTCATTATTCTCCGGTCGCAAACAATAACAATGAAGAAGGCCGGGCAAAGAACCGGCGCGTTGAAATTACGATTCTGAAAAACCCACCGATTTTGCCGGCAAATACCTCAAAAGCTTCGGCAGATGCCTCCGCCGCTTCTGCGGCCGCGTCTGGTCAGTCTGCGTCCAGTCCGGTGTCACACTGA